In the Deinococcus arcticus genome, one interval contains:
- a CDS encoding transposase, with the protein MSTSQLLRERVRILADEFLAVPRTSYQQRSLEAALFMFLDTATKTALHRAELVSKSALSRLLNEYTWDTSQAWTILQQAQWDALHLAAKGKHRPLLRLSVDLTSIEKKGSTLPFVRVYNDVHGIHLVVLFAEYGAVKFPVGYRVYKGKGTATPVTLARHLLQTVPKATRRRFRIRVLADSGFEAAVFLDEVRQLGFEFVVGVRSTRRTMHPGEVTVADCPHGGYLELKNWPYDMVVLGRIQRGDRTFHAISSELMEGDEVVAEGKARWNEESFFKEGKHQFGLAQFALRTEVGLDRWVLLVFLAWTLAILHREAGMTLEACAALAVIMVMPLVYLNRLLKTFGKNVDFLAQHGYSLHYARCNS; encoded by the coding sequence GTGTCTACGTCACAGCTTCTGAGAGAGCGCGTCCGCATTCTGGCAGACGAGTTCCTGGCCGTTCCCCGCACGTCTTACCAACAGCGCAGCCTGGAGGCTGCGCTGTTCATGTTTCTGGACACCGCGACCAAAACTGCGTTGCACCGGGCTGAGCTGGTCAGCAAGAGTGCGCTGAGCCGACTGCTGAACGAATACACCTGGGATACCAGCCAGGCCTGGACCATTCTGCAGCAAGCCCAGTGGGACGCGCTGCACCTGGCCGCCAAGGGCAAACATCGGCCACTTTTGCGACTGAGTGTCGATCTGACCAGCATCGAAAAGAAGGGCAGCACGCTGCCCTTTGTCCGAGTGTACAACGACGTTCACGGCATTCACCTGGTGGTGTTGTTTGCCGAATACGGCGCCGTGAAGTTCCCGGTCGGTTACCGGGTGTACAAGGGAAAAGGGACGGCGACGCCCGTGACCCTGGCACGACACCTGCTCCAGACAGTCCCCAAGGCGACCCGGCGTCGATTCCGCATCCGTGTCCTCGCGGACAGCGGATTTGAAGCCGCGGTCTTTCTGGATGAGGTCCGGCAACTTGGCTTTGAATTCGTGGTGGGGGTGCGCTCAACCCGGCGGACGATGCATCCCGGTGAAGTCACCGTGGCGGACTGTCCACATGGGGGCTATCTCGAGCTGAAAAACTGGCCCTACGACATGGTGGTCCTGGGTCGCATCCAGCGTGGGGACCGGACGTTTCATGCCATCTCTTCGGAGCTGATGGAAGGTGATGAGGTCGTTGCAGAAGGCAAGGCGCGCTGGAATGAGGAATCCTTTTTCAAGGAGGGCAAACACCAGTTTGGGTTGGCGCAGTTCGCGTTGCGAACTGAAGTGGGACTGGACCGTTGGGTGTTGCTGGTGTTTCTGGCCTGGACGCTGGCCATCCTCCACCGAGAGGCCGGCATGACCCTGGAAGCATGCGCTGCGCTGGCCGTGATCATGGTGATGCCGCTTGTCTACTTAAACCGTTTGCTCAAGACCTTCGGCAAAAACGTAGATTTCCTCGCCCAGCACGGCTATTCACTCCACTATGCGAGGTGCAACTCCTGA